A single genomic interval of Antarcticibacterium arcticum harbors:
- a CDS encoding PadR family transcriptional regulator yields MKIENTKAQMRKGVLEYCILSVLRDNDAYVAEILDTLKDAKLLVVEGTIYPLLTRLKNAGLLHYRWEESTGGPPRKYYGLTDTGREFLKELTYTWEELQTAVTKVTIQKNKNHE; encoded by the coding sequence ATGAAGATTGAAAACACCAAGGCACAGATGCGTAAAGGCGTGCTGGAATATTGCATCCTCTCTGTCCTAAGAGATAATGATGCATATGTGGCAGAGATCCTTGACACGCTCAAAGATGCAAAACTACTCGTAGTAGAAGGTACCATTTATCCTTTACTTACCAGATTAAAGAACGCAGGATTACTCCATTACAGATGGGAAGAATCCACCGGCGGGCCACCTCGTAAATATTACGGTTTAACCGATACCGGAAGAGAATTTTTAAAAGAACTCACTTACACCTGGGAAGAATTACAAACAGCTGTAACCAAAGTAACCATCCAAAAAAATAAGAATCATGAATAA
- a CDS encoding DUF58 domain-containing protein, whose translation MTGIRAVYFHQRVFVAVFSLAMIFLFSYWFPVLYIPAWLLAVFLLILIGVDLITLFSKKGITAKRNVPDKLSNSDQNPITIDIRNNFNFKIGVEIIDELPVQFQKRDFLQKMTALPGQKKQFEYSLRPVERGEYYFGKLNIFISSPLRLVKKRLVFDQDQSVKVYPSFIQMRQYDFMAIDNRLKQPGLKRIRRLGHTQEFEQIKEYVAGDDVRSINWKATAKQSGLMVNQYQEEKAQPIYLIIDKGRVMKMPFEGLSLLDYSINTTLAFANVALQKKDKVGFVSFSNEMGNLLPAIAKKTHLNAMLESLYNIKTDFLDSDFGLLYTWVKRRINHRSLLLLFTNFEHMNALDRNLGYLKAIARQHVLVVIFFENSELEKVIRRPAETISQMAHQTIARDISYEKRLMAKKLQQNGIQTILSKPGDLSVNTINKYLEIKARGLL comes from the coding sequence ATGACAGGGATTAGAGCGGTCTATTTTCATCAACGGGTTTTTGTGGCAGTTTTTTCACTTGCCATGATCTTCCTGTTTTCTTATTGGTTTCCGGTACTATATATTCCCGCTTGGTTACTTGCAGTCTTCCTTCTTATACTTATTGGGGTTGATCTTATAACTCTTTTCAGTAAAAAGGGAATAACAGCAAAAAGAAATGTACCCGATAAACTCTCAAATTCAGATCAAAACCCCATCACCATTGATATAAGGAATAATTTTAATTTTAAAATAGGAGTAGAAATAATAGATGAGCTCCCTGTACAATTTCAAAAAAGAGATTTTTTACAGAAAATGACTGCTCTCCCGGGTCAAAAAAAACAATTTGAGTATAGCCTTAGGCCGGTTGAGCGCGGGGAATACTATTTTGGTAAACTAAATATTTTTATAAGTTCCCCTTTGCGCCTGGTAAAAAAAAGGCTTGTTTTTGACCAGGATCAAAGTGTAAAGGTGTACCCCTCCTTTATACAGATGCGGCAGTATGATTTTATGGCAATTGATAACCGACTTAAACAACCGGGATTAAAAAGGATAAGAAGGTTGGGCCACACACAGGAATTTGAACAGATAAAGGAATATGTTGCGGGAGATGATGTGCGTAGTATCAATTGGAAGGCAACCGCAAAACAATCGGGTTTAATGGTAAACCAGTATCAGGAGGAAAAGGCACAGCCCATTTATTTAATAATAGATAAAGGCAGGGTTATGAAGATGCCGTTTGAAGGCCTTAGTTTACTCGATTATTCTATTAATACCACGCTGGCCTTTGCCAATGTTGCTTTACAGAAAAAAGATAAGGTAGGATTTGTATCCTTTTCAAATGAAATGGGTAATCTTTTGCCGGCAATTGCCAAGAAAACCCATCTTAATGCTATGCTGGAAAGCCTGTATAATATAAAAACAGATTTTCTTGATTCAGATTTTGGTTTACTTTATACCTGGGTAAAACGCCGCATCAACCACCGCAGCCTGTTGCTGCTTTTCACCAATTTTGAGCATATGAATGCCCTGGACCGGAATTTAGGTTATTTAAAGGCCATTGCCAGGCAGCATGTATTGGTCGTAATATTCTTTGAAAATTCTGAACTTGAAAAAGTGATCCGGCGGCCGGCAGAAACGATCTCACAAATGGCCCACCAAACAATTGCAAGGGATATTTCCTATGAAAAAAGGTTGATGGCAAAGAAACTTCAGCAAAATGGGATTCAAACCATACTTTCCAAACCCGGAGACCTCTCGGTTAACACTATAAATAAATACCTCGAGATCAAGGCTCGCGGCTTGCTTTAA
- a CDS encoding DUF4870 domain-containing protein, translating into METLSLQPDKTVASLIHVSAFSKYFIPFGNFIIPLILWTAKKNDPFVDSHGKQALNFQISIFLYFVFLVCAGIAGVVIMGFDIAAADPSFFREENFSLHPLRAMPLITIVGITGLLLLTLFILEIVAVINAAIKASEGKTYKYPLTINFITPTPVGIHQSKNDQFNNTQKQTL; encoded by the coding sequence ATGGAAACTTTAAGCTTACAACCGGACAAAACAGTAGCCTCCTTAATACATGTTTCGGCATTTTCAAAATACTTCATTCCCTTCGGAAATTTTATTATTCCGTTGATATTATGGACTGCAAAGAAGAATGATCCTTTTGTAGATAGCCATGGAAAACAGGCGCTGAATTTTCAAATAAGTATATTTCTCTACTTCGTATTCCTGGTATGTGCGGGAATAGCCGGAGTAGTTATAATGGGATTTGATATAGCTGCCGCTGATCCTTCTTTTTTTAGAGAAGAAAATTTTAGCCTCCACCCGCTTAGGGCCATGCCACTAATTACAATAGTAGGAATAACAGGACTACTTCTCCTTACACTCTTTATATTGGAAATTGTAGCAGTCATCAATGCTGCGATAAAAGCCAGTGAGGGAAAAACCTATAAATATCCATTAACAATCAATTTCATCACTCCAACTCCGGTTGGCATTCATCAATCAAAAAATGATCAGTTTAACAACACCCAAAAACAAACGCTATGA
- a CDS encoding stage II sporulation protein M, producing the protein MREAAFVKQNKNKWTQFEQLLNNKRSIAPATITSMYLEVTDDLSYAKTFYPGSNTTTYLNGLAATAHQKIYTNKKEPGNVFWRFYAFDFPLMFFRFQKQLLLSFIIFSLFIAVGVFSASSEGVFVRAILGDAYINMTLENIANQDPMAVYKQMGEVDMFLGITVNNIRVALMAYTLGILAGVGTVYVLMQNAIMLGAFQYFFFENGMLWESARTIWIHGTIEISVIIIAGCAGLVVGKSILFPQTYTRLASFIKGVKNGLKIVLSTIPFFIIAGFLEGFVTRQTQMPDWLAITIIGISLLSILLYYVYYPIHLNKKLNTNGKQLVY; encoded by the coding sequence ATGCGCGAGGCTGCTTTCGTGAAGCAAAATAAGAATAAATGGACACAATTCGAACAGCTTCTTAACAATAAAAGATCCATTGCCCCCGCGACCATTACTTCTATGTATCTTGAAGTAACAGATGATCTTAGCTATGCCAAAACATTTTATCCTGGCAGCAATACGACCACTTATCTAAATGGCCTGGCGGCAACAGCCCATCAAAAGATCTACACCAACAAGAAAGAACCTGGAAATGTATTCTGGAGATTCTATGCTTTTGATTTCCCGTTGATGTTTTTCCGGTTTCAAAAACAACTCCTGTTAAGTTTTATTATTTTTTCGCTCTTTATTGCAGTGGGAGTTTTTTCTGCTTCCAGTGAAGGTGTTTTTGTAAGGGCAATCCTGGGAGATGCCTATATAAATATGACCCTTGAAAATATCGCCAATCAGGATCCTATGGCAGTATATAAACAAATGGGAGAGGTAGACATGTTTCTGGGAATTACGGTTAATAACATAAGGGTGGCATTGATGGCCTACACCCTGGGAATTCTGGCCGGTGTTGGTACCGTCTATGTCCTTATGCAAAATGCGATTATGTTGGGGGCATTTCAATATTTTTTCTTCGAGAATGGAATGTTATGGGAATCGGCAAGAACAATCTGGATTCACGGTACAATAGAGATATCTGTGATCATTATTGCAGGATGTGCTGGACTTGTGGTTGGGAAAAGTATTTTGTTTCCGCAAACCTATACGCGTTTGGCTTCCTTTATAAAAGGAGTTAAAAATGGGTTGAAGATAGTTTTAAGCACCATTCCCTTCTTTATAATTGCCGGATTCCTGGAAGGTTTTGTAACGAGGCAAACCCAAATGCCAGACTGGCTGGCGATAACTATTATAGGAATTTCCCTCTTAAGCATTTTACTTTATTACGTATATTATCCAATCCACCTGAATAAGAAATTAAATACCAATGGAAAACAACTGGTTTATTGA
- a CDS encoding AAA family ATPase translates to MENEAPQNPEINFNTRIPLEELQQAVESLKEQLGKVIIGQDNFIELLITGLLANGHVLIEGVPGVAKTITARLFAKTLDTGFSRIQFTPDLMPGDVLGTSVFNSKISDFEFKAGPIFSNIILIDEINRAPAKTQAALFEVMEERQITIDGNKYPMTPPFMVLATQNPIEQEGTYELPEAQLDRFLFKIKVDYPTPEEEVRILQSHHQRKSSLPEDNIQPVISPEKLLSLQHQIGEVLVEEKLLTYIAQLVIKTRNHPHLYLGASPRATIAVMNASKAMAAIQGRDFVIPEDIKKVLVPVLAHRVILAPEKEMEGLTRENVIEVISNTIEIPR, encoded by the coding sequence ATGGAAAACGAAGCTCCGCAAAACCCTGAAATAAATTTTAACACCCGTATCCCGCTGGAAGAGCTGCAACAAGCTGTAGAAAGTTTAAAGGAACAGTTAGGAAAGGTGATAATAGGCCAGGATAATTTTATTGAACTTTTGATCACCGGCTTGCTGGCGAACGGGCATGTTTTAATTGAGGGAGTTCCGGGGGTTGCAAAGACAATCACCGCAAGGTTGTTTGCAAAAACGCTGGACACAGGTTTTAGCAGGATCCAGTTCACCCCAGATCTTATGCCGGGGGACGTACTGGGAACATCAGTATTTAACTCAAAAATCTCCGATTTTGAATTTAAGGCAGGCCCCATATTTTCAAATATTATTCTTATTGATGAGATCAACCGGGCACCGGCAAAGACCCAGGCTGCCCTGTTTGAAGTGATGGAAGAAAGACAGATCACCATAGATGGAAACAAATATCCAATGACCCCTCCTTTTATGGTGCTGGCCACCCAAAACCCTATTGAACAGGAAGGCACTTATGAGTTACCCGAAGCCCAGCTGGACCGGTTTTTATTCAAAATTAAAGTGGATTATCCCACGCCAGAAGAGGAAGTGAGAATTCTCCAATCTCACCATCAGAGAAAAAGCAGCCTTCCTGAGGATAATATTCAACCGGTAATTAGTCCTGAAAAATTATTATCTCTGCAACATCAGATAGGAGAAGTGCTGGTAGAAGAAAAACTTCTCACCTATATTGCTCAACTTGTAATTAAGACGCGAAATCATCCTCATCTATACCTGGGAGCTTCCCCACGTGCTACGATAGCGGTGATGAATGCTTCTAAAGCAATGGCAGCTATTCAGGGCAGGGACTTTGTTATTCCCGAAGATATAAAAAAGGTATTGGTACCGGTACTTGCGCACCGTGTGATCCTGGCCCCGGAGAAAGAAATGGAAGGGCTTACCCGGGAGAATGTAATAGAGGTAATTTCCAACACAATTGAAATTCCGCGGTAA
- a CDS encoding DUF4442 domain-containing protein has product MKLTPGKLNKYLMIKLPSAWLTGVRVISIDNEKCLVGVRHRWINQNPFNSMYFAVQAMAAELSTGALVMTHIQNSGKKISMLVAQNKSVFIKKATGRIQFICNEGHLISGAIEQALTTGEGQTFWMRSRGIDEDGVEVSTFDFEWTIKAKG; this is encoded by the coding sequence ATGAAATTAACACCGGGAAAACTCAATAAATATTTAATGATAAAACTACCCAGCGCCTGGCTTACGGGCGTAAGGGTTATAAGTATAGACAATGAGAAATGCCTGGTAGGGGTACGGCACAGGTGGATCAATCAAAATCCTTTTAATTCCATGTATTTTGCGGTTCAGGCAATGGCTGCCGAGTTAAGTACCGGGGCATTGGTGATGACGCATATTCAAAACAGCGGTAAAAAAATATCGATGCTAGTAGCTCAGAATAAATCTGTATTTATTAAAAAGGCCACAGGCAGGATTCAATTTATCTGCAATGAAGGACATTTGATCTCCGGGGCCATAGAACAGGCTTTAACTACCGGTGAGGGCCAGACTTTCTGGATGCGGTCCAGGGGAATTGATGAAGATGGGGTGGAAGTTTCCACTTTTGATTTTGAGTGGACCATAAAAGCCAAAGGATAA
- a CDS encoding TIGR00266 family protein, which yields MNSHEIDYQIFGEEMQYVELELDPKEAVIAEAGNFMMMENGIKMNTIFGDGSSQHEGFLGKVLGAGKRLLTGESLFMTIFSNEVQGKKKVSFASPYPGKIIPLDLTQYGGKFICQKDAFLCAAKGVSIGIEFSRKLGRGFFGGEGFIMQKIEGDGMAFVHAGGTMARKELQAGEKLNVDTGCIIGFTKDINYDIEFVGGIKNSLFGGEGLFFATLTGPGIVYVQSLPFSRLANRVWQAAPQGWGKDKGEGSILGGLGDVISGDRRF from the coding sequence ATGAATTCACATGAAATAGATTACCAGATCTTCGGGGAAGAAATGCAATATGTTGAACTGGAGCTTGACCCCAAAGAGGCTGTTATAGCTGAAGCCGGAAATTTTATGATGATGGAAAACGGCATTAAAATGAATACCATTTTTGGAGATGGTTCCTCCCAACATGAAGGATTCCTGGGGAAGGTCCTGGGCGCGGGCAAGCGCCTTCTTACAGGAGAGAGCCTTTTTATGACAATTTTTTCCAACGAGGTACAGGGAAAAAAGAAAGTGAGTTTTGCGTCTCCTTATCCCGGGAAGATCATTCCCCTCGACCTCACACAGTATGGCGGAAAATTTATTTGCCAGAAGGACGCTTTTCTTTGTGCTGCAAAAGGGGTTTCTATTGGTATTGAATTCAGCCGTAAACTCGGCCGCGGATTTTTTGGAGGTGAAGGTTTTATTATGCAAAAAATTGAAGGCGACGGGATGGCGTTTGTTCATGCGGGAGGCACCATGGCAAGAAAGGAATTGCAAGCCGGTGAAAAACTAAATGTTGATACCGGCTGTATAATAGGGTTTACGAAAGATATAAATTACGACATAGAATTTGTGGGCGGTATCAAAAACTCCCTTTTTGGCGGAGAAGGCTTGTTCTTTGCGACTTTAACAGGACCGGGAATTGTTTATGTACAATCCCTGCCTTTTAGCAGGTTGGCAAATCGGGTATGGCAGGCGGCACCTCAGGGCTGGGGGAAAGATAAAGGAGAAGGCAGCATTCTCGGTGGCCTTGGAGATGTTATAAGCGGGGACAGGAGATTCTAA
- a CDS encoding hydrogen peroxide-inducible genes activator, translating into MTITQLQYVLAVAEHQNFTKAAQKVFVTQPTLSMQIQKLEDELDIQIFDRSKKPIQLTETGRKIVNQARNIVNESERIQDIVDQQKGFIGGEFRLGVIPTIMPTLLPMFLTNFIKKYPKVKLKIEELNTEAIIEKLKEGHLDAAIAATPLELPGIKEQVLYYEPFVAYIPEGHRLSKNDKLEVESLDVDDMLLLEDGHCFKDGILNLCKASRNYEGDNFQLESGSFETLIKLSNEGLGMTLLPYLHTLDVKERDKSKLKMFKDPVPAREVSLIFNKSELKIQIIEALRKTIAGVVKGAIAYQNVKIISPVPNRK; encoded by the coding sequence ATGACAATTACTCAATTACAATATGTCCTGGCTGTTGCCGAACATCAAAATTTTACTAAAGCTGCCCAAAAGGTTTTTGTTACCCAGCCTACATTGAGCATGCAAATCCAGAAACTGGAAGATGAGTTGGATATCCAGATATTTGATCGCAGCAAAAAGCCCATCCAGTTAACCGAAACCGGCAGGAAAATAGTGAACCAGGCCCGGAATATTGTGAATGAAAGTGAAAGGATCCAGGATATAGTAGATCAACAAAAAGGCTTTATTGGAGGAGAATTCCGGTTGGGAGTCATTCCCACCATTATGCCTACTTTATTACCCATGTTTCTTACCAACTTCATAAAAAAGTATCCCAAGGTCAAATTAAAGATCGAGGAATTAAATACCGAAGCCATAATTGAGAAATTAAAGGAGGGGCATCTGGATGCAGCCATTGCTGCCACTCCGCTGGAGCTACCCGGTATTAAGGAACAGGTTTTATATTATGAACCTTTTGTAGCTTACATTCCCGAGGGACATAGGCTTTCAAAAAATGACAAACTGGAAGTAGAATCCCTGGATGTTGATGATATGCTATTGCTGGAAGATGGCCATTGTTTCAAAGATGGGATTCTTAACCTTTGCAAGGCCTCAAGAAATTATGAAGGGGATAATTTTCAACTGGAAAGCGGAAGTTTTGAAACCCTTATCAAATTATCTAACGAAGGTCTGGGAATGACCTTGTTGCCATACCTGCATACCCTTGACGTGAAAGAAAGGGATAAATCCAAATTAAAAATGTTTAAAGATCCGGTGCCTGCAAGGGAAGTGAGCCTTATTTTCAATAAGAGTGAATTGAAGATCCAGATCATAGAAGCATTGCGCAAAACAATTGCCGGGGTGGTAAAAGGGGCAATCGCCTACCAAAATGTAAAAATTATAAGCCCCGTACCCAACAGGAAATAA
- a CDS encoding PspC domain-containing protein encodes MNKTVNINLAGVFFHIDENAYTKLQHYLDAIKRSLTNTQGQDEIIADIEARIAELFNEKIKTDRQVIGSKEVDEVIAVLGQPEDYMLDEEIFEDEPVYNKTRSTGKQLFRDTEHSYVGGVSSGLGHYLGIAPIWVRILWIILTLASSGAFILIYIALWIFVPEAKTTADKLSMRGEEVNISNIERKIREEFENVSGRMKNVDYEKYGNQARSGATSAAKGVGSGILFLLNIFVKLIGVLILLIAGTTLIGLFIGLFTMGTFGLIDAPWTDYIEMTAIGAPLWLLSLLAFFAIGIPFFFLFILGLKILVKNLKTIGTPAKLVLLGLWLLSVIGLAVIGIQQATQRAFDGEVVITETLPVTATDTLYLAMQSNPKYTSGIRRGGVSIKYDENDNKVMYATDVRLVIKSTKDSLGRMEIIKMADGSDFRDARDRAESITYNTTFNNGKLYLDSFLTSPLQNHYREQEVRVVIYLPEGATLYADSNISNFHRSSDYYGNILNYNTEGKYLKIIENGYTCEDCEEEDGDWNNDSWEEDTEDPIEENGWETDSISGEVKVRLDENGIQINNRNSDKIRINKNGVAIQKT; translated from the coding sequence ATGAATAAGACAGTAAATATAAATCTTGCAGGCGTTTTCTTTCATATTGATGAGAACGCTTATACAAAATTGCAACATTATCTTGATGCAATAAAGCGCTCTTTAACCAATACCCAGGGTCAGGATGAAATTATTGCCGACATTGAAGCACGTATTGCCGAGCTTTTCAATGAGAAGATAAAGACAGACCGCCAGGTAATTGGATCCAAGGAAGTAGACGAAGTCATAGCGGTACTTGGGCAGCCCGAGGATTATATGCTGGATGAGGAGATCTTTGAAGACGAACCTGTGTATAATAAGACCAGATCTACCGGCAAACAACTTTTTCGCGATACCGAGCATTCTTATGTAGGTGGGGTATCTTCAGGATTAGGCCATTACCTTGGAATTGCTCCTATTTGGGTAAGGATCCTTTGGATAATTCTTACGCTGGCATCCAGTGGGGCTTTCATCCTTATTTATATCGCCCTATGGATCTTTGTACCGGAAGCCAAAACCACTGCAGATAAGCTTTCCATGCGGGGGGAAGAGGTGAATATTTCCAATATCGAAAGAAAGATAAGAGAGGAATTTGAAAATGTTTCAGGAAGAATGAAAAATGTGGATTATGAGAAATACGGAAATCAGGCCAGGTCCGGAGCAACCTCTGCGGCTAAAGGTGTAGGTTCCGGGATCTTATTTTTGCTAAATATCTTTGTGAAACTTATAGGGGTCCTTATCCTTCTTATCGCAGGTACAACCCTTATTGGATTGTTCATAGGACTGTTTACTATGGGAACGTTTGGTTTAATTGACGCTCCCTGGACAGATTATATTGAAATGACAGCAATTGGAGCACCTTTGTGGTTGCTTTCACTACTGGCTTTCTTTGCCATTGGTATCCCGTTCTTTTTCCTGTTCATCCTGGGGTTAAAAATCCTGGTAAAGAACCTGAAAACTATAGGCACCCCGGCGAAACTGGTATTACTTGGCCTTTGGTTATTGTCTGTAATAGGACTGGCCGTTATTGGAATTCAACAGGCAACACAACGCGCTTTTGATGGGGAAGTGGTAATTACTGAAACATTACCTGTAACTGCTACAGATACTTTATATCTGGCCATGCAATCCAACCCTAAGTATACCTCTGGCATACGCAGAGGGGGTGTTTCCATTAAATATGATGAGAATGACAATAAGGTGATGTATGCCACAGATGTAAGGCTGGTAATAAAATCTACCAAAGATTCTTTGGGAAGAATGGAGATAATTAAAATGGCCGATGGAAGTGACTTCCGCGATGCCAGGGACAGGGCTGAAAGTATAACTTATAATACCACCTTTAACAACGGGAAATTATATCTTGATTCCTTTCTTACTTCTCCCTTGCAAAATCATTACAGGGAGCAGGAAGTTCGGGTAGTAATTTACCTGCCGGAAGGTGCAACTTTATATGCTGACAGCAATATCTCAAATTTCCATCGTTCCTCAGATTATTACGGAAATATACTCAACTACAACACCGAAGGTAAATATTTGAAGATCATTGAAAACGGTTACACCTGTGAGGATTGTGAAGAAGAAGATGGTGACTGGAACAATGATTCCTGGGAGGAAGATACGGAAGATCCAATTGAAGAAAATGGATGGGAAACGGACAGCATTTCTGGAGAAGTAAAAGTGAGGCTAGACGAAAACGGAATTCAGATCAATAACAGAAATTCTGATAAGATTAGAATTAACAAAAATGGCGTTGCAATTCAAAAAACCTAA
- a CDS encoding DUF4350 domain-containing protein, whose translation MKNSVKIALGAMLLLVLLLTYLEASEPEPVNWNNSYLETDKIPLGTYVFYESWKNSTPGDIQNIDIPPFEFLPKAEAGTYFFLNNYLSFDDAEIKKLLIWVEAGNTAFLSAGNFSENLLDTLGLKTAIRIPGRDLSSRPRFNLVHPDLKQPENYLYEQEIPLIYFSRIDTLTHTILGVANIKDFKEPTTALPNFLKANHGKGTLYMHTLPQAFSNYFMLSGTGYKYSRDVLAYLEPNSTIYWDRYYKTGKTFYTSPVFVIMRSKTLKWAYYFTLLGVLLFIIFEGKRKQRAVPVIEPLKNQTYEYSRTIANLYLEQDQYKELAQKSIDHFYDHIRKAYRIDTTRSPGDFYPDLAEKSNNSLEDTETLFEMFQNISNKNVISKNDLVALNYAINSYNKST comes from the coding sequence ATGAAAAATAGTGTAAAGATAGCTTTGGGGGCAATGCTGTTACTGGTTTTATTATTAACCTACCTGGAAGCATCTGAACCCGAACCGGTGAACTGGAACAACAGTTATCTTGAAACAGACAAGATCCCCCTGGGAACCTATGTCTTCTATGAGTCCTGGAAAAATTCCACTCCCGGCGATATTCAGAATATAGATATTCCACCCTTTGAATTTCTACCGAAGGCGGAGGCCGGCACCTATTTTTTCCTTAATAATTACCTGAGTTTTGATGATGCTGAAATTAAAAAATTATTAATCTGGGTGGAAGCGGGAAATACTGCTTTTCTTTCTGCAGGAAATTTTAGCGAAAACTTGCTCGATACCCTGGGTTTAAAAACTGCCATCCGCATCCCGGGCAGAGATCTAAGCTCCCGCCCCCGTTTCAACCTGGTGCATCCTGACCTGAAGCAACCAGAAAATTATTTATATGAGCAGGAAATACCACTCATTTATTTCAGCAGGATCGATACCCTTACCCATACCATTCTTGGGGTGGCAAACATTAAAGATTTTAAGGAACCCACAACGGCTTTGCCCAATTTCCTGAAGGCCAATCACGGAAAAGGCACCCTCTACATGCATACATTGCCGCAGGCTTTCAGCAATTATTTTATGCTTTCAGGAACAGGCTATAAATATTCCAGGGATGTGCTCGCTTACCTGGAACCCAATTCAACCATCTACTGGGACCGGTATTATAAAACCGGTAAAACCTTTTATACCTCCCCCGTGTTTGTTATAATGCGCAGCAAAACCTTGAAATGGGCCTATTATTTCACCCTCTTGGGGGTACTGCTGTTCATAATTTTTGAGGGAAAAAGAAAGCAAAGGGCAGTTCCGGTAATTGAACCGCTTAAAAATCAAACGTATGAATATTCCAGGACCATCGCCAACCTTTACCTGGAGCAGGATCAATATAAAGAACTTGCGCAGAAGAGTATTGATCATTTTTATGACCACATTCGTAAAGCCTACAGAATTGACACTACCCGTTCTCCCGGGGATTTTTACCCGGACCTGGCTGAAAAAAGCAATAATTCCCTGGAAGACACAGAAACACTTTTTGAAATGTTTCAAAACATTTCAAACAAAAATGTAATTTCAAAAAATGATTTGGTGGCCCTAAACTACGCCATCAATTCTTATAACAAATCAACATAA
- a CDS encoding DUF4129 domain-containing protein, with protein sequence MGKFLLYLVIVLCTVVSYGAQDSLPGPGPEVKFDTSSSLAPLNFDEEKIAQYKSDKAFNYLTEIGTDSWWTKFKRWLELKYAQLINWLFGDYEANSWLAFFLMLLPYLIIGTVIGLIIWLFIRLNPGPSLLGKTETAAVYFTEDEKLVQSADLSSLIEAAIAAGDYRLAIRYYYLKLLKLLHHKKLIHYEFQKTDTEYLAELKDDTLRSPLKRIMRIYDFIWYGNFPVSEKEFAMAQDYFRSIETSLNRAADEK encoded by the coding sequence ATGGGCAAATTCCTGTTATACCTTGTAATAGTATTATGCACCGTTGTTTCATACGGGGCACAGGATTCCCTGCCCGGCCCCGGGCCTGAAGTAAAATTTGATACCTCCAGCTCCCTTGCTCCTTTAAATTTTGATGAAGAAAAAATAGCGCAATATAAAAGTGACAAAGCTTTTAATTATTTAACCGAAATAGGGACAGACAGTTGGTGGACTAAATTTAAAAGGTGGTTAGAACTAAAGTACGCGCAATTGATAAATTGGCTATTTGGGGATTATGAAGCAAACTCATGGCTGGCGTTCTTTCTTATGCTACTGCCATATCTTATAATAGGAACCGTAATTGGCCTTATTATCTGGTTGTTTATAAGGCTCAATCCCGGGCCATCATTGCTGGGGAAAACTGAAACCGCGGCGGTATATTTTACTGAAGATGAAAAGCTGGTCCAGTCGGCTGATCTTTCTTCCCTGATTGAAGCAGCTATTGCGGCCGGAGATTACAGGCTTGCAATAAGGTATTATTACCTTAAATTACTGAAGTTGTTGCACCATAAGAAATTGATCCATTATGAATTTCAGAAAACAGATACCGAATACCTGGCAGAACTGAAAGACGACACCCTCCGCAGTCCTCTAAAGCGGATTATGAGAATTTACGATTTCATATGGTATGGGAATTTTCCTGTTTCTGAAAAAGAATTTGCAATGGCCCAGGATTATTTCCGAAGCATAGAAACATCACTAAACCGGGCTGCAGATGAAAAATAG